A section of the Pedobacter sp. HDW13 genome encodes:
- a CDS encoding efflux RND transporter periplasmic adaptor subunit: MREQARRSPLQQVIKVDFLTIEPAAASLEKKYPGTIEGTVNVDIKAQVSGYLEQIYVKEGDYVTKGQALFKIKGDVFQEQVNNSQASLKAAQAAQATAKIEVEKIRSLVEGKVVSPLQLETAQAQYESATAQVLQARAALGSSKINANFAVIKAPVSGYIGRIPNRIGNLVTPSDTAPLTSLSDINQVFVYFSMSEADFISYTKDKKSGIAGNKVDMVMADGKIFDHTGTLELASGNIEQSTGTMALKAIFPNPDKMLRSGGSARIILSRNISSTLRVPMAGVKDIQDKLFVFVLGDSNQVEMKPIEIAGHSGNDYIISSGLKAGDRIALNNIDNLNHGMKVTPTPAKGDLSKK, translated from the coding sequence ATGCGGGAGCAAGCAAGAAGAAGCCCCCTGCAGCAGGTCATCAAGGTAGATTTCCTTACCATTGAACCAGCGGCTGCAAGCCTCGAAAAAAAGTATCCGGGTACCATTGAAGGTACTGTGAATGTAGATATCAAAGCGCAGGTATCAGGCTATCTGGAGCAGATTTATGTAAAAGAAGGCGACTACGTAACTAAGGGACAAGCGCTTTTTAAAATAAAGGGTGATGTTTTTCAGGAGCAGGTAAACAACAGTCAGGCCAGTTTAAAAGCCGCGCAGGCAGCACAGGCAACAGCGAAGATAGAAGTAGAAAAAATCCGCTCGCTGGTTGAGGGTAAAGTTGTTTCGCCTTTACAGTTAGAAACTGCCCAGGCACAATACGAATCGGCCACCGCGCAGGTATTACAGGCAAGGGCAGCATTAGGCTCATCAAAGATTAATGCAAATTTTGCTGTAATTAAAGCACCAGTTAGTGGATATATCGGCAGGATTCCCAATCGCATAGGCAACCTGGTAACTCCTTCAGATACTGCACCATTAACCTCATTATCTGATATCAATCAGGTTTTTGTTTATTTCTCTATGAGTGAGGCCGATTTTATCTCTTACACCAAAGACAAAAAATCGGGTATCGCAGGCAACAAGGTAGATATGGTAATGGCTGATGGAAAAATATTCGACCATACCGGTACCCTGGAACTGGCCAGTGGAAACATCGAGCAATCTACCGGCACTATGGCCTTAAAAGCAATTTTTCCCAATCCCGATAAAATGCTGCGTTCAGGTGGCTCGGCAAGGATTATCCTGAGCCGGAACATCAGTTCAACTTTAAGGGTGCCTATGGCAGGTGTTAAAGATATTCAAGACAAACTTTTTGTATTTGTTCTTGGCGACAGTAACCAGGTAGAAATGAAACCTATTGAAATTGCAGGCCATTCGGGTAACGATTATATCATCTCCTCGGGGCTTAAAGCAGGTGACAGGATTGCCCTCAACAACATCGACAACCTTAACCATGGCATGAAAGTAACTCCAACTCCTGCAAAAGGCGATTTATCAAAGAAATAA
- a CDS encoding LytTR family DNA-binding domain-containing protein has product MINKLVIIEDEKPNADRLVRLIRTLAPEANILTVLDSIADSVDWFNANPPPDLVMMDIRLSDGLSFDIFSKVAINCPVIFTTAYDEYALQAFRHNGIDYLLKPIETEELEKALNKVRSHSGNPYDTTTMGRLMELLRPKEFRSKFLLPFKDGYKVVPVNEICFISLEHRIATAHLLNSAEAILQHTMEELEQQLDPKLFFRANRQFIIHIDSVKQILNYFNGKLKVILKGNTAEVIVSREKAASLKDWISF; this is encoded by the coding sequence ATGATCAATAAACTCGTTATAATTGAAGACGAAAAACCAAATGCAGATCGTTTGGTACGCCTAATTAGAACATTGGCCCCAGAAGCCAATATTCTGACCGTATTAGATAGTATTGCCGACAGCGTTGATTGGTTTAATGCCAATCCCCCGCCCGATCTTGTGATGATGGACATCAGGTTATCTGATGGACTAAGCTTTGATATTTTTTCAAAAGTAGCAATCAACTGCCCGGTTATTTTTACCACCGCTTATGACGAGTATGCCTTACAGGCATTCAGGCACAATGGCATTGACTACCTACTCAAACCCATCGAAACCGAGGAACTGGAGAAAGCCCTTAATAAGGTTAGATCACATTCGGGCAACCCTTATGATACCACTACAATGGGGCGCTTAATGGAACTACTAAGGCCAAAAGAGTTTAGAAGTAAATTTCTGTTGCCCTTTAAAGACGGCTATAAAGTAGTACCGGTAAACGAAATCTGCTTCATATCTCTTGAACATAGGATTGCCACAGCACACCTGCTTAACAGCGCAGAAGCCATCCTCCAGCATACCATGGAGGAACTGGAGCAACAACTTGATCCTAAACTGTTTTTTCGTGCCAACAGACAATTTATTATCCATATCGATTCAGTAAAACAGATATTAAACTATTTTAACGGGAAACTCAAAGTCATTCTAAAAGGAAATACTGCTGAGGTAATTGTTAGCAGGGAAAAAGCAGCATCATTAAAAGACTGGATTTCTTTTTAG
- a CDS encoding sensor histidine kinase → MPIATETFLSNKTRRILFLFCAFVLYYLVSFLIDPYAKFWQNYFQRSHLDIAAEWLITFLFCFLVAEATIVIHNKLNKRIPWTKKPGKRLFIETLLNIAVVFAVILLNVICMYLIYNKTEAAEQLSIEDIRNLLQWIIVSLVIAFIIMGVNTGSYMVNNWKNSELEVTEQKLRVSELRQASVEAELNALKLQLDPHFIFNNLSVLSELILEDQALGYKYSENFAKVYRFLLLNSKKDLIPLEEELKFLRSYIFLTEQRIGSGVSFNIAVDQSANQLLIPPLTLQLLIENAIKHNRTGKNNPLEINIYSTLKDNLVVENKLIPLEHPIGGSTGIGLANIIRRFSLLAKQTPTVTANEGSFKVTIHLIANDQ, encoded by the coding sequence ATGCCAATAGCCACAGAAACATTTTTGAGTAATAAAACCAGAAGGATTCTTTTTCTTTTTTGTGCATTTGTGCTTTACTACCTAGTATCCTTTCTGATCGATCCCTATGCTAAATTCTGGCAGAACTATTTTCAGCGCAGCCACCTTGATATTGCAGCAGAATGGCTGATTACTTTTTTGTTCTGCTTTCTGGTTGCCGAAGCCACCATTGTAATCCACAACAAACTGAACAAGCGTATCCCATGGACAAAAAAGCCAGGCAAGCGTTTATTTATTGAAACCTTATTGAACATCGCAGTAGTGTTTGCGGTAATTTTATTGAACGTAATCTGCATGTACCTGATCTATAACAAAACAGAAGCAGCAGAGCAGCTGTCGATAGAAGATATTAGAAACCTATTACAGTGGATTATTGTAAGTCTTGTTATTGCCTTCATCATTATGGGCGTTAACACAGGTAGTTATATGGTAAACAACTGGAAAAATTCTGAGCTTGAAGTTACCGAACAGAAACTCCGTGTATCCGAACTGCGGCAGGCATCAGTTGAGGCCGAACTTAATGCGCTTAAACTTCAGCTCGACCCGCATTTCATTTTCAATAACCTGAGTGTACTCTCTGAGCTAATTCTTGAGGATCAGGCCCTGGGTTATAAATATTCAGAGAATTTTGCCAAAGTATACCGTTTCCTGCTGCTAAATTCGAAAAAAGATCTCATCCCGCTTGAAGAAGAATTGAAGTTTCTCCGTTCATATATCTTCCTAACCGAACAGCGAATCGGGAGCGGCGTCAGCTTCAATATCGCAGTTGATCAATCAGCTAACCAGCTGCTTATCCCGCCCTTAACCCTTCAGCTATTGATCGAAAATGCGATTAAACACAATCGAACAGGTAAAAACAATCCACTTGAAATCAATATCTATTCTACTTTAAAAGATAACCTTGTAGTTGAGAATAAACTTATACCATTAGAACATCCCATTGGCGGATCAACCGGGATAGGACTTGCCAATATCATTCGCCGTTTTAGCTTACTGGCAAAACAAACCCCAACTGTGACGGCCAACGAAGGAAGTTTTAAGGTGACCATTCATCTCATAGCCAATGATCAATAA
- a CDS encoding HesA/MoeB/ThiF family protein: protein MQRYQQQILVPEVLKGGQEKIFNARVLIIGAGGLGVPLATYLASAGVGHIGIIDQDTIAITNLHRQFLYTTEDLNKYKVDVLATRLKAMNPTAKITAYRENLDKNNAKAIIQGYDILCDCTDDTETRILIGQVSAAHNKPLVYAAVLEWTAYLTVLNHKRKIQLEDIFSSQMLRENANNTCSTSGIINTTCGIAGTMQALEVLKIILMVDSNLDGNLLCIETLSNTFKFFKIQKPSS from the coding sequence ATGCAGCGATACCAACAGCAAATCTTAGTTCCCGAGGTACTAAAAGGTGGTCAGGAAAAAATATTTAATGCCAGGGTCTTAATCATCGGCGCAGGTGGCTTAGGTGTGCCCCTGGCCACCTACCTTGCCTCCGCTGGTGTAGGCCATATTGGTATCATCGATCAGGACACAATCGCCATTACCAACTTACACCGCCAATTCTTATATACTACCGAAGACCTTAATAAATACAAGGTAGACGTTTTAGCAACACGGCTGAAAGCAATGAACCCAACAGCCAAAATAACTGCTTACAGAGAAAATCTGGACAAAAACAACGCAAAAGCTATTATTCAAGGCTACGACATTTTATGCGACTGCACTGACGACACCGAAACCAGAATCTTAATCGGGCAAGTAAGCGCAGCACATAACAAACCGCTCGTTTATGCAGCTGTTTTAGAATGGACGGCCTACCTCACGGTATTAAACCATAAGCGCAAAATCCAACTCGAAGACATCTTCTCCAGTCAAATGCTGCGCGAGAATGCCAATAATACTTGCAGCACCTCAGGTATTATCAATACCACTTGCGGTATAGCCGGCACCATGCAAGCCTTAGAAGTGCTAAAAATAATACTTATGGTCGACAGTAATCTAGACGGGAACCTGCTTTGTATTGAGACCTTAAGCAATACTTTTAAATTCTTTAAAATTCAAAAGCCTTCCAGTTAG
- a CDS encoding DUF4132 domain-containing protein: MKIFDKIKHAINSAKDKVSSSLTEALTGENPEFKKIISDTRDECLKTNEHFYDVKFSSSDVYQNQVQNWTNEQKTDFLRYCIKEIDTHAQKDGVPYNSISSKDNIVRVAYLTQLLRTKIHYSDSALIGIVNDFFTKKLYGKWSAFNQWPIALFINQLLNQYKNEKPGEAVKAAIIKLKKAYTSSDQATSKEVVKLKAKLDELLFEETSVAIKPTLFIGEDAFAAFANPMLLAMENPEKQLWFDLLAKAQKATGAKPSKKYLDESLALIKTLGTDKFKKVIASWVEFVIAHKESSTEHTYGTGAQRYTYTLTEFLSGINLDAIKGFIWICAHFHDQNTLNLIAKLAERCFKKIPGKGPTAAGLGNACLYTLYKSKGLDGIGHLSRLKLRIKQSNTQTLIEKYIAEAAAVQGVSTHDIEDMAVEDFKLEHGKRSYSFEDYTCTLQITGVGKSVLNWVKPDDSPQKSVPAFIKEKYASRLKKIKDTQKQIDQNTSAQRDRIDRLFRTGREWNYENFEKYFLHHGLVSTIAEKIIWTFTNPENNSQQQSLIKINDGWIDNKGNQQEPKHTSRVSLWHPALASTQETTDWRSFLTEKKIQQPLKQAYREVYLLTDAEINTRTYSNRMASHILKQHQFNMLAKTRGWKYSLLGAYDDGRYNQSAQVNLPEYNLRAEYWINEVAADDAFNDTGIWNYISTDQVRFVDTTNDQLKNLIDIPALPLSEVLRDVDLFVGVASVGNDPTWQDSGGLPAYRDYWTAFSFGELSEVAKNRKEIITNLLPRLKISKVAQVKDKFLIVQGTLRTYKIHLGSTNILMEPNDQYLCIVPDRSQKNHTENLFIPFEGDAGLSVILSKAFLLAQDDKITDSTITSQINRS; the protein is encoded by the coding sequence ATGAAAATATTTGATAAAATTAAGCATGCCATTAACAGTGCAAAAGACAAAGTTTCTTCCAGCCTTACCGAAGCATTAACGGGTGAAAACCCCGAATTTAAAAAAATCATATCCGATACCAGAGATGAATGCCTGAAAACAAACGAACATTTCTACGACGTTAAATTCAGTTCAAGCGATGTTTACCAAAACCAGGTACAAAACTGGACAAATGAGCAAAAAACAGATTTCTTGCGTTACTGCATTAAGGAAATAGACACTCATGCCCAAAAAGATGGCGTTCCATACAACTCGATTTCCAGCAAAGACAACATTGTTAGAGTTGCCTATTTAACCCAACTCCTGAGAACCAAAATCCATTATAGTGATAGTGCACTGATTGGGATCGTAAACGATTTCTTCACCAAAAAACTATATGGTAAATGGTCTGCTTTTAACCAGTGGCCTATTGCATTATTTATTAACCAACTGCTAAACCAATACAAAAATGAAAAACCAGGTGAAGCGGTAAAAGCTGCCATCATAAAACTAAAAAAAGCCTACACCAGCAGCGATCAGGCAACATCGAAAGAAGTGGTCAAATTAAAAGCTAAGCTAGATGAGCTTCTTTTCGAGGAAACCAGTGTAGCAATCAAACCCACCCTTTTTATTGGTGAAGATGCCTTTGCTGCATTTGCCAACCCCATGCTTTTAGCCATGGAAAACCCCGAAAAACAACTTTGGTTTGATTTACTTGCCAAAGCCCAGAAAGCAACTGGTGCAAAACCCAGTAAAAAATACCTGGACGAATCGCTGGCCCTGATTAAAACCCTGGGGACTGATAAGTTCAAAAAAGTTATTGCAAGCTGGGTAGAATTTGTGATTGCCCATAAAGAAAGTTCTACCGAGCATACCTACGGCACTGGTGCCCAACGCTACACCTATACGCTAACTGAATTTTTAAGCGGCATTAACCTCGATGCCATAAAAGGTTTCATTTGGATATGTGCACACTTTCACGACCAAAATACCCTAAATCTAATCGCTAAACTCGCCGAACGATGCTTCAAAAAAATACCTGGTAAAGGCCCAACCGCTGCAGGCCTCGGAAACGCCTGTTTATATACACTTTATAAATCTAAAGGACTTGATGGCATTGGACACCTTTCCAGATTAAAACTGCGGATCAAACAATCAAACACGCAAACGCTAATTGAAAAATACATTGCAGAAGCCGCAGCCGTGCAGGGAGTTTCTACACACGACATCGAAGACATGGCGGTTGAAGACTTTAAACTGGAACATGGAAAACGAAGTTATTCATTTGAAGATTATACCTGCACGCTTCAAATTACCGGAGTTGGTAAATCAGTGCTTAACTGGGTTAAGCCCGATGACAGTCCGCAAAAAAGCGTACCTGCCTTCATCAAAGAAAAGTACGCCTCAAGGCTTAAAAAAATAAAAGATACCCAAAAACAAATCGACCAAAATACTTCAGCCCAGCGCGACCGCATAGACAGACTGTTTAGAACCGGGAGAGAATGGAATTATGAAAACTTTGAAAAGTACTTTCTTCATCACGGCTTGGTAAGCACCATAGCAGAAAAAATTATCTGGACTTTTACTAACCCAGAAAACAACAGCCAACAACAAAGCCTCATTAAAATCAATGATGGCTGGATAGATAATAAAGGTAACCAACAAGAACCTAAGCACACTTCAAGAGTATCGCTCTGGCATCCGGCCTTAGCAAGCACACAGGAAACAACTGACTGGAGAAGTTTCCTTACAGAAAAGAAAATACAGCAGCCTTTAAAGCAAGCTTATAGAGAAGTATACCTGCTCACTGATGCTGAAATTAATACCCGCACCTATAGCAACCGGATGGCATCGCACATCCTGAAGCAGCACCAGTTTAACATGCTCGCCAAAACCCGTGGCTGGAAATATTCCCTGCTTGGTGCTTATGACGATGGCCGTTACAACCAGTCTGCCCAGGTTAATCTTCCCGAATACAATCTCCGCGCAGAATACTGGATTAATGAAGTTGCTGCTGATGATGCATTCAATGATACCGGTATATGGAATTACATTTCTACTGATCAGGTCCGCTTCGTAGATACTACTAACGACCAGTTAAAAAACCTTATCGACATCCCTGCACTGCCCTTATCAGAAGTACTCCGCGATGTAGACCTCTTTGTTGGCGTAGCTAGCGTTGGTAACGACCCCACCTGGCAAGATTCGGGTGGCCTGCCTGCCTATAGAGATTACTGGACGGCTTTCTCTTTTGGCGAACTATCAGAAGTAGCTAAAAACAGAAAAGAAATCATCACTAATTTATTGCCGCGACTAAAAATCAGCAAAGTTGCCCAGGTCAAAGATAAGTTCTTAATTGTGCAAGGTACATTGCGCACTTACAAAATTCACCTGGGCAGCACCAATATCCTAATGGAACCTAACGACCAATACCTTTGTATTGTACCCGATAGGAGTCAGAAAAACCATACCGAAAACCTCTTTATCCCATTTGAAGGCGATGCAGGTCTGTCAGTAATCCTATCAAAAGCATTTCTTTTAGCCCAGGACGATAAAATTACCGATAGCACCATTACCTCTCAAATTAACCGAAGTTAA
- the porV gene encoding type IX secretion system outer membrane channel protein PorV → MNRIFFLLTLIALVVTDVAAQQGGDINGSRTNSLIAAAPFLRITPGARIGGMGNAGVAVEADAHSAAINAASMAYLPEGSTGIGLTYTPWMRNLVPDMNLSYLSGYLNLDGRNTIGASLRYFSMGSVNLTDDNSLELGTARPTELAVDITYARSFGKEFALGGSIRFINSSLFTGITTSGMQTGPGRALAADISGIYRTEAMMFGGQANWSVGVNVSNIGTKMSYSNTGQQYFLPTELKLGSAVAFVGNESKLTLALDVNKLLIPTQPLYSADGKIISGRDPNRSVPAGIFGSFNDAPGGINEELKEIGFSTGLELLFRNMAVFRAGYNYQDAQKGDGSYFTLGAGFKYQIYSIDMSYLVTSERSNPLANTLRFGLAVNFLPRRGK, encoded by the coding sequence ATGAACAGAATATTTTTTCTTTTGACCTTAATTGCCTTAGTTGTTACAGATGTAGCTGCCCAGCAGGGAGGGGATATTAATGGAAGCAGAACCAATAGCCTGATTGCTGCGGCTCCCTTTTTACGGATTACGCCCGGTGCCCGCATTGGTGGTATGGGAAACGCAGGGGTAGCGGTAGAGGCCGATGCCCATTCGGCGGCCATTAATGCTGCATCAATGGCTTACCTACCCGAGGGATCGACAGGAATAGGGCTAACCTATACGCCCTGGATGCGGAATCTGGTACCCGATATGAACCTTTCTTATTTAAGTGGTTATTTGAACCTGGATGGACGCAATACTATAGGAGCTTCTTTGCGATACTTTTCTATGGGTTCGGTTAACCTTACTGATGATAACTCGCTTGAACTTGGAACTGCACGCCCAACTGAGTTGGCAGTTGATATTACTTATGCACGTAGTTTTGGAAAAGAATTTGCACTCGGTGGAAGTATCCGTTTCATCAACAGCAGCCTATTTACCGGGATAACCACTTCAGGCATGCAAACAGGACCCGGAAGGGCTTTGGCTGCCGATATATCCGGAATATACAGAACAGAGGCGATGATGTTTGGCGGGCAGGCAAATTGGTCGGTAGGGGTAAATGTATCCAACATCGGCACAAAAATGAGCTATAGCAATACCGGGCAGCAATATTTCTTACCTACTGAGCTCAAACTGGGTTCTGCTGTTGCTTTTGTTGGAAATGAAAGCAAACTAACCCTTGCCTTAGATGTAAATAAACTATTGATACCTACCCAACCCCTTTATTCGGCCGATGGGAAGATTATTAGTGGGAGAGATCCTAACAGGTCTGTTCCTGCAGGGATTTTCGGATCTTTTAATGATGCACCGGGCGGTATTAATGAAGAACTGAAAGAAATTGGTTTTTCAACAGGGCTCGAATTACTATTTAGAAATATGGCCGTATTTCGCGCAGGCTACAACTATCAGGATGCGCAAAAAGGCGATGGCAGTTATTTTACCCTGGGTGCTGGTTTTAAATATCAGATCTACAGCATCGATATGTCTTACCTGGTAACTTCCGAAAGAAGTAATCCACTGGCCAACACACTAAGGTTTGGCCTTGCCGTAAATTTTCTTCCCAGAAGGGGGAAATAA